The proteins below come from a single Oscillospiraceae bacterium genomic window:
- a CDS encoding MFS transporter, with product MGFLKKFTKQEISWMMYDWANSAHSVIVVTILPIFFDTVAGYTADSVSSMSTWGFATSLAMAIVALSAPFLGVFGDIRGMRKKLFTVFMLLGVVSVAGLAFTPLMDFTASTAAAGRVAAMVLVLYILSTIGFDASCIYYDAFLTDVTTEERMDSVSTLGYGLGYIGGSTIPLLIFLIMNAVGVPMLTCLAFIFALTAVWWLVFSLPLLKNCEQTTGKPYQKGDLGASVKNVFVTLKEIGADKPMLIYILSYFFYIDGVHTIISMSTSYGTNLGLDSAGMLLALLLVQVLGLPFCLLYMKLASKFGARTMVGVGICVYMFICVFAFFMNSLWQFWMLAVLCATSQGGIQALSRSMFGKLIPDKARSGEFFGFFDIFGKFSSIIGPALVGTVSALAANRMLAAQGLTAATATAEQVDAINKGAGPYGILSVILIIIVGAVLYFAVLPRTMTKDERKI from the coding sequence ATGGGATTCCTGAAAAAATTCACGAAGCAGGAAATCAGCTGGATGATGTACGACTGGGCCAACAGCGCCCACTCGGTCATTGTTGTGACGATCCTGCCGATCTTTTTCGACACGGTGGCAGGCTACACCGCCGACAGTGTCTCCAGCATGTCCACATGGGGCTTTGCCACCAGCCTGGCTATGGCCATTGTGGCGCTGAGCGCGCCGTTCCTCGGCGTGTTCGGCGACATACGCGGCATGCGCAAAAAGCTGTTCACGGTGTTTATGCTGCTGGGCGTGGTCTCGGTCGCAGGGCTGGCGTTCACCCCGCTCATGGACTTCACCGCCTCGACCGCCGCAGCGGGCCGGGTGGCGGCGATGGTGCTGGTGCTGTACATCCTCAGCACTATCGGCTTTGACGCATCCTGCATCTACTATGACGCCTTCCTCACCGATGTGACGACCGAGGAGCGTATGGACTCGGTATCAACGCTGGGGTACGGTCTCGGCTATATCGGCGGCTCCACGATCCCGCTGCTGATCTTCCTGATCATGAATGCGGTCGGCGTGCCGATGCTGACCTGCCTTGCCTTTATCTTCGCCCTGACGGCGGTGTGGTGGCTGGTGTTCAGCCTTCCGCTGCTGAAAAACTGCGAGCAGACTACCGGCAAGCCTTATCAAAAGGGTGACCTTGGCGCCAGCGTCAAAAATGTCTTTGTTACTCTCAAGGAGATTGGCGCGGACAAGCCGATGCTCATCTACATCCTCTCCTACTTCTTTTACATTGACGGTGTGCATACCATCATCAGCATGTCCACCAGCTACGGCACCAATCTGGGGCTGGACTCCGCCGGTATGCTGCTGGCGCTGCTGCTGGTGCAGGTGCTGGGCCTGCCGTTCTGCCTGCTGTACATGAAGCTGGCGTCAAAATTCGGCGCCCGTACGATGGTCGGTGTCGGCATTTGCGTCTATATGTTCATCTGCGTGTTTGCCTTTTTCATGAACAGCCTGTGGCAGTTCTGGATGCTGGCCGTGCTTTGCGCCACCAGTCAGGGCGGTATTCAGGCGCTGAGCCGCTCAATGTTCGGCAAGCTCATCCCTGACAAGGCACGCAGCGGTGAGTTCTTCGGCTTCTTTGACATCTTCGGTAAGTTTTCTTCTATCATCGGGCCGGCGCTGGTGGGCACCGTCAGCGCCCTTGCCGCAAACCGGATGCTGGCTGCGCAGGGGCTGACCGCTGCCACCGCCACCGCTGAACAGGTGGACGCCATCAACAAGGGGGCAGGGCCCTACGGCATCCTGTCGGTCATCCTTATCATCATCGTTGGCGCGGTGCTGTACTTTGCCGTGCTGCCCCGCACCATGACAAAGGACGAGCGAAAGATCTGA
- a CDS encoding RNA methyltransferase has product MPHIIEITDLNAPELAVYTKLTESQLRNKLEPEKGIFIAESPKVIGTALDAGCEPLSFLMERRQIDGPAAGVLARCPGAVVYTADRSVLQALTGYALTRGVLCAMRRPAPRRAEELCRSASRVAVLEGIVDSTNIGAIFRSATALGVDAVLLSPSCCDPLCRRAVRVSMGTVFQVPWATLGDTPADWPEKGMDRLHAMGFKTAAMALDDRAVSIDDPALQAEEKLAIVLGTEGDGLAHSTIARCDYTVMIPMQHGVDSLNVAAAGAVAFWELRKR; this is encoded by the coding sequence ATGCCCCATATTATCGAAATCACAGATTTAAACGCCCCCGAGCTGGCGGTATATACCAAGCTGACCGAATCCCAGCTGCGCAATAAGCTGGAGCCGGAAAAGGGCATCTTCATCGCTGAAAGCCCCAAGGTCATCGGCACGGCGCTGGATGCCGGGTGCGAGCCGCTCTCCTTTTTGATGGAGCGCCGGCAGATCGACGGCCCGGCCGCCGGGGTGCTGGCCCGCTGCCCCGGGGCTGTGGTCTACACCGCAGACCGCAGCGTGCTGCAAGCGCTGACCGGCTACGCGCTGACCCGGGGCGTGCTGTGCGCCATGCGCCGCCCCGCACCGCGCCGGGCGGAGGAGCTGTGCCGCAGCGCCAGCCGGGTGGCCGTGCTGGAGGGCATCGTGGACTCCACGAACATCGGGGCCATCTTCCGCAGCGCCACAGCGCTCGGTGTAGACGCCGTCCTGCTGTCGCCCTCCTGCTGCGACCCGCTGTGCCGCCGTGCGGTGCGGGTCAGCATGGGTACGGTGTTTCAGGTGCCATGGGCCACGCTGGGTGACACCCCCGCCGACTGGCCCGAAAAGGGCATGGACCGCCTGCACGCGATGGGCTTTAAAACGGCCGCTATGGCGCTGGATGACCGCGCCGTCAGCATTGACGACCCGGCGCTGCAGGCGGAGGAAAAGCTGGCCATCGTCCTTGGCACAGAGGGGGACGGTCTGGCACACAGCACGATCGCCCGCTGCGACTACACGGTCATGATCCCGATGCAGCACGGCGTGGATTCGCTGAATGTGGCCGCCGCCGGTGCGGTGGCATTCTGGGAGCTGCGCAAGCGGTAA
- a CDS encoding O-acetylhomoserine aminocarboxypropyltransferase/cysteine synthase: MSERKLHFETLQLHVGQEQADPVTDSRAVPIYQTTSYVFPNSQNAADRFALRAEGNIYGRLTNSTEDVFEKRIAALEGGVAALAVASGAAAIDYTLQALAQNGGHIVAQKTIYGGTSNLLAHTLPAFGVQTTFVNAHDLAEVEAAIQDNTRAVYIETLGNPNADIPDIDAIAAIAHKHSIPLVIDNTFGTPYLIRPIEHGADIVVHSATKFIGGHGTSLGGIIVDSGKFDWKASGKFPAFSEPNPSYHGVCFAEAAGPAAFVTYVRAVILRDLGGCISPFNAWVLLQGTETLSLRLDRHNENTKKVVEFLTHHPKVEKVNHPSLPDHPDHALYEKYFPNGGASIFTFNIKGGQKEAFEFIDHLQIFSLLANVADVKSLVIHPATTTHGQLSDAELADVGIGRNTIRLSIGTEHVDDIIADLDQALNAVE; this comes from the coding sequence ATGAGCGAGCGTAAACTGCACTTTGAGACCCTTCAGCTGCATGTCGGCCAGGAGCAGGCCGATCCCGTCACCGATTCCCGCGCGGTGCCGATCTACCAGACCACCTCCTATGTGTTCCCCAATTCCCAGAATGCCGCTGACCGCTTTGCCCTGAGGGCCGAGGGCAACATCTACGGCCGCCTGACCAACTCCACCGAGGATGTTTTTGAAAAGCGCATCGCGGCTCTGGAGGGCGGCGTTGCCGCGCTGGCCGTTGCCTCCGGCGCCGCTGCCATCGACTACACCCTTCAGGCACTGGCCCAGAACGGCGGGCACATTGTGGCGCAAAAAACCATCTACGGCGGCACCTCCAACCTGCTGGCCCACACACTGCCCGCGTTCGGTGTGCAGACGACCTTTGTCAACGCCCATGATCTGGCCGAGGTCGAGGCTGCCATTCAGGACAACACCCGCGCTGTCTATATTGAAACGCTTGGCAACCCCAACGCCGACATCCCCGACATTGACGCCATTGCCGCTATCGCCCACAAGCACAGCATTCCGCTTGTCATCGACAACACCTTCGGCACGCCCTACCTGATCCGCCCGATCGAGCATGGGGCCGACATCGTTGTCCATTCTGCCACCAAGTTCATCGGCGGCCACGGCACCTCTCTGGGCGGCATCATCGTTGACTCCGGCAAGTTCGACTGGAAGGCCAGCGGCAAATTCCCCGCCTTCTCGGAGCCGAACCCCAGCTACCACGGCGTCTGCTTTGCCGAGGCTGCCGGCCCTGCCGCCTTTGTGACCTATGTGCGCGCCGTGATCCTGCGCGATCTGGGCGGCTGCATCAGCCCGTTCAACGCATGGGTGCTGCTGCAGGGTACCGAGACGCTCTCCCTGCGTCTGGACCGCCACAATGAGAACACCAAAAAGGTTGTCGAGTTCCTGACCCACCACCCCAAGGTGGAGAAGGTCAACCACCCCAGCCTGCCCGACCACCCCGACCACGCCCTGTATGAGAAGTACTTCCCCAACGGAGGCGCGTCGATCTTCACCTTCAACATCAAGGGCGGCCAGAAGGAGGCCTTCGAGTTCATCGATCATCTGCAGATCTTCTCTCTGCTGGCCAATGTCGCCGATGTCAAGAGCCTTGTAATCCACCCGGCCACCACGACCCACGGCCAACTCTCCGATGCGGAGCTTGCCGATGTAGGCATCGGCCGCAACACGATCCGCCTGTCCATCGGCACTGAGCATGTCGATGACATCATCGCCGATCTCGATCAGGCGCTGAACGCAGTCGAGTGA
- a CDS encoding NAD-dependent 4,6-dehydratase LegB yields the protein MAHSVMVTGADGFIGSHLTEELVKRGEKVRAFCLYNSFGSLGWIDTLPPEIRKEIDIFMGDVRDPNGVRTAMRGQERVFHLAALIAIPFSYHSPDSYVDTNIKGTLNVLNAARELDTQRVLVTSTSEVYGTAQYVPIDEKHPFQGQSPYSATKIGADRLAESFYRSFDLPVTIVRPFNTYGPRQSGRAIIPTIITQLLAGQTEIKLGSLTPTRDFNYVKDTANGFMTIADCDAAIGQELNIATGVEHSIGDLANELIAQINPNAKIVCEAERLRPEKSEVNRLLGDSTKLRELTGWKPQYTFEQGLAATIEFLRGNLDQYKVGQYIL from the coding sequence ATGGCACATTCCGTTATGGTCACCGGTGCAGACGGCTTTATTGGCAGCCATCTGACCGAAGAACTCGTCAAGCGCGGCGAAAAGGTCCGCGCATTCTGCCTGTACAATTCCTTCGGCTCGCTGGGCTGGATCGACACCCTGCCGCCGGAGATCCGCAAGGAAATCGACATTTTCATGGGTGATGTGCGCGACCCCAACGGCGTGCGCACCGCCATGCGCGGGCAGGAGCGGGTGTTCCACCTTGCCGCTCTCATTGCGATCCCCTTCTCCTACCACAGCCCGGACAGCTATGTGGACACCAACATCAAGGGCACGCTGAATGTGCTGAACGCCGCGCGTGAGCTGGACACCCAGCGCGTACTCGTCACCTCCACCAGCGAGGTCTACGGCACGGCACAGTATGTGCCCATCGACGAGAAGCATCCCTTCCAGGGGCAAAGCCCCTACTCTGCCACCAAGATCGGTGCCGACCGTCTGGCCGAGAGCTTCTACCGCAGCTTTGACCTGCCCGTGACCATCGTGCGGCCCTTCAACACCTACGGCCCGCGCCAGAGCGGGCGCGCCATCATCCCGACCATCATCACCCAGCTGCTGGCCGGCCAGACCGAGATCAAGCTCGGCAGCCTGACCCCGACCCGCGACTTCAACTATGTCAAGGACACGGCCAACGGCTTTATGACGATTGCCGACTGCGATGCCGCCATCGGGCAGGAGCTGAACATTGCCACCGGCGTGGAGCATTCCATCGGCGATCTGGCCAACGAGCTGATCGCCCAGATCAACCCCAACGCCAAGATCGTCTGCGAGGCAGAGCGCCTGCGCCCCGAAAAGAGCGAAGTCAACCGCCTGCTGGGCGATTCCACCAAGCTACGCGAGCTGACCGGCTGGAAGCCGCAGTACACCTTTGAGCAGGGCCTTGCCGCGACCATCGAGTTCCTGCGCGGCAATCTGGACCAGTACAAGGTCGGGCAGTATATCCTGTAA
- a CDS encoding DUF2142 domain-containing protein, giving the protein MSKVSKKKSLSPTVQHPAARWAFVLVLCAALGIVASYYWRVFYGLDARGLAPLAVTGFCVGLAVLAGAAALLLRRGRDFAKRGAACILLCGILFAFANPPLQTPDETDHYLRTYAISMGRFDFDAARGYPMDVDELVAAFPGAWVNAHTSAGVGTDPDTHAEQAYNTAGYALKQYGKDGRVESIWDSFTQYLNWESRDSAADSVTEPISFLILPFLPGALGMALARLLGFGALGCLYGGRLVNLLAYAAMCYAALRTAHKCKPAFLCIMLLPMSLYMGASLSYDATLLGCYYLMLALLTCAEWDDRTALWYALACVFANGTKPYINLLWVVLPFVVRRSEWKVRFSRAVYAVLTAAGALALTFGVEQYGTLLRHNYGAIARQGGAAVNGGAQLLFVLKNPLRYIAVLLGTLYENDGFIGQLGLFGWKDMPVAFISLTAPLVLLLAAMLCTPAADALGRRRTGWLGVFGLVYAVGAMTAMYITYTPVAMVRIVGLQTRYFLPVWLLVVVAAAALARRALAPRLTAEKAAALAVPLCGWYAFAGAVLLFQHYFVGPVYTIYK; this is encoded by the coding sequence ATGTCAAAAGTTTCCAAGAAAAAGTCACTTTCACCCACCGTGCAGCATCCCGCCGCCCGGTGGGCTTTCGTGTTGGTGCTGTGCGCCGCGCTGGGCATCGTGGCCAGCTACTACTGGCGCGTATTTTACGGGCTGGACGCCCGGGGCCTTGCACCGCTGGCCGTAACCGGCTTTTGTGTAGGGTTGGCTGTGCTGGCGGGTGCGGCGGCGCTGCTGCTGCGCCGGGGCAGGGACTTTGCCAAACGGGGCGCCGCCTGCATTTTGCTGTGCGGCATACTGTTTGCCTTTGCAAACCCGCCGCTGCAGACCCCCGATGAGACAGACCATTACCTGCGCACCTACGCGATCTCGATGGGCCGCTTTGACTTTGACGCCGCGCGCGGCTATCCGATGGATGTGGACGAGCTGGTCGCAGCTTTCCCCGGCGCGTGGGTCAATGCCCACACCTCGGCCGGTGTCGGCACCGACCCCGACACCCATGCCGAGCAGGCCTACAACACAGCAGGCTATGCGCTGAAGCAATACGGCAAGGACGGCCGGGTCGAGAGCATCTGGGACAGCTTTACGCAGTATCTCAACTGGGAAAGCCGCGATTCTGCGGCAGATTCCGTAACTGAGCCCATCAGCTTTTTGATTTTGCCGTTTTTGCCCGGGGCACTGGGCATGGCGCTGGCGCGGCTGCTGGGATTTGGTGCGCTGGGCTGCCTGTACGGCGGGCGGCTCGTGAACCTGCTGGCCTACGCGGCGATGTGCTATGCGGCGCTGCGCACTGCGCACAAGTGCAAGCCTGCTTTTTTGTGTATAATGCTGCTGCCGATGTCGCTCTACATGGGGGCATCGTTAAGTTATGACGCAACGCTGCTGGGCTGCTATTATCTCATGCTGGCGCTGCTGACCTGCGCCGAGTGGGACGACCGCACGGCGCTGTGGTATGCGCTGGCCTGCGTATTTGCCAACGGCACCAAGCCCTACATCAATCTTTTGTGGGTCGTGCTGCCCTTTGTGGTGCGCAGATCCGAGTGGAAAGTGCGGTTCAGCCGCGCCGTGTACGCCGTGCTGACGGCGGCGGGTGCGCTGGCGCTGACCTTCGGTGTGGAGCAGTACGGCACGCTTTTGCGCCACAACTACGGCGCGATTGCCCGGCAGGGCGGCGCAGCCGTCAACGGCGGCGCGCAGCTTTTGTTTGTTTTGAAGAATCCGCTGCGTTACATCGCGGTTTTGCTGGGCACACTGTATGAGAACGACGGTTTTATCGGCCAGCTGGGTCTGTTCGGCTGGAAGGATATGCCCGTGGCGTTTATCAGCCTGACCGCACCGCTGGTGCTGCTGCTGGCCGCAATGCTCTGCACACCCGCTGCGGATGCACTGGGCCGCCGCCGCACCGGCTGGCTGGGCGTGTTCGGGCTGGTTTATGCGGTGGGCGCGATGACGGCGATGTATATCACCTACACGCCGGTGGCCATGGTGCGCATCGTAGGGCTGCAGACGCGGTATTTCCTGCCGGTCTGGCTGCTGGTTGTGGTAGCTGCTGCCGCACTGGCCCGCCGTGCGCTTGCCCCGCGCTTGACCGCAGAAAAGGCCGCCGCGCTGGCCGTGCCCCTGTGCGGGTGGTACGCCTTTGCAGGGGCGGTGCTCTTGTTCCAGCACTACTTTGTGGGGCCGGTGTACACGATTTATAAGTAA
- a CDS encoding response regulator, with protein MREAKQRILIADDSAMNRAILTEMLGDGYDILEAENGLQAVSVMQSDENIDLLLLDIMMPEMDGFEVLAMMKKCHWIDDIPVIMISAENASSFVERAYDLGASDYISRPFDTAVVRRRVINTLMLSAKQKRLVQLVAEQVYEKEKSNSTMINILSHIVEFRNGESGLHVLHIQTATEILLHTLVQQTDRYKLTSADISLISTASALHDIGKINIPESILNKPGKLTKEEFDTMKTHTTIGAEILDKLPFQQESDLVKTAYAICRWHHERYDGRGYPDGLRGEQIPIAAQVVAMADVYDALTSERCYKKAYSHDTAIQMILNGECGAFNPLLLQCLQEAAPRLQAELSTSAAADAPRNTLAEAQHLSETLLEENALPGQDRILRVLSVLRAKADFFVKNARCIQMEYNDTTGLVHFSPWAVEHMKVPAELHLPEDIDKSAFTREGIRRIQKALRATTSAHPNTELSMLLPVDGELRWHRIALRSIWSENDPPFYLGAVGQAAPVEELCDYHRELSRDVLTHAYNRSFFESHLLQQMEADGVLLLDLDHFGTINETYGRQAGDIAIRTVVGAVSACVRSSSDALVRYGDDEFLLLFPHISPHIFAQRAEEIRASVESIRLTDYPDLRLTVSLGGVYGACPIEPAIVQAETLLHDAKQTRNCCLLRQYTEEK; from the coding sequence ATGCGTGAAGCGAAACAGAGGATCCTGATTGCGGACGATTCCGCCATGAACCGCGCCATACTGACAGAGATGCTGGGTGACGGTTATGACATTCTGGAGGCGGAGAACGGCCTGCAGGCCGTGTCGGTCATGCAGTCGGACGAGAATATCGACCTGCTGCTGCTTGACATCATGATGCCCGAGATGGACGGCTTTGAAGTGCTGGCCATGATGAAGAAATGTCACTGGATCGACGATATTCCCGTCATCATGATCTCTGCCGAGAATGCGTCCAGCTTTGTGGAGCGCGCCTATGACCTCGGCGCAAGCGACTATATCAGCCGCCCGTTTGACACCGCCGTGGTCCGCCGCCGCGTTATCAACACCCTGATGCTTTCTGCCAAGCAGAAGCGGCTGGTTCAGCTGGTGGCCGAGCAGGTCTACGAAAAAGAAAAAAGCAACTCCACGATGATCAACATCCTGAGCCATATCGTGGAATTCCGCAACGGCGAGAGCGGCCTGCATGTGCTGCACATCCAGACTGCAACCGAAATCCTGCTGCACACGCTGGTACAGCAGACCGACCGCTACAAGCTGACCTCCGCCGATATATCGCTGATCAGCACGGCGTCCGCACTGCACGACATCGGCAAGATCAACATTCCCGAATCCATCCTGAACAAGCCCGGCAAGCTGACGAAGGAAGAATTTGACACGATGAAGACCCACACCACGATCGGTGCGGAGATCCTCGACAAGCTGCCCTTCCAGCAGGAGAGCGATCTGGTCAAGACGGCCTACGCCATCTGCCGCTGGCACCACGAGCGGTATGACGGGCGCGGCTACCCGGACGGGCTGAGGGGGGAGCAGATCCCCATTGCCGCGCAGGTCGTGGCGATGGCCGATGTCTATGACGCGCTGACGAGTGAGCGCTGCTACAAAAAGGCCTACAGCCATGACACCGCCATACAGATGATCCTGAACGGCGAGTGCGGTGCCTTCAACCCGCTGCTGCTGCAGTGCCTGCAGGAGGCCGCGCCGCGCCTGCAGGCCGAGCTGAGTACCTCCGCCGCAGCCGATGCCCCCCGCAACACCCTTGCCGAGGCGCAGCACCTCTCGGAGACGCTGCTGGAGGAGAACGCGCTGCCCGGGCAGGACCGCATTCTCCGCGTGCTGTCGGTGCTGCGTGCCAAAGCGGACTTTTTTGTCAAAAACGCCCGCTGCATCCAAATGGAATACAACGATACCACGGGCCTGGTCCACTTTTCGCCGTGGGCGGTCGAGCATATGAAGGTCCCTGCCGAGCTGCATCTGCCCGAGGACATCGACAAATCCGCCTTCACGCGGGAGGGTATCCGCCGCATCCAGAAAGCGCTGCGCGCGACCACCAGTGCCCACCCCAACACCGAGCTTTCGATGCTGCTGCCCGTTGACGGCGAGCTGCGCTGGCACCGCATCGCCCTGCGCAGCATCTGGAGTGAGAACGATCCCCCCTTCTATCTGGGCGCAGTGGGGCAGGCAGCCCCCGTTGAGGAGCTTTGCGACTACCACCGCGAGCTTTCCCGCGATGTGCTGACCCACGCCTACAACCGCAGCTTTTTTGAGAGCCATCTGCTGCAGCAGATGGAGGCGGACGGCGTCCTGCTGCTTGACCTCGACCATTTCGGCACAATCAACGAGACCTACGGCCGTCAGGCCGGCGACATTGCGATCCGCACCGTGGTGGGTGCGGTCTCGGCCTGTGTGCGCAGCAGCAGCGATGCGCTGGTGCGCTACGGTGATGACGAGTTCCTGCTGCTGTTCCCCCATATCTCGCCGCATATCTTTGCACAGCGGGCGGAGGAGATCCGCGCCTCGGTCGAGTCGATCCGGCTGACCGACTACCCCGACCTGCGCCTGACGGTCTCTCTCGGCGGCGTGTACGGCGCCTGCCCGATCGAGCCGGCCATTGTACAGGCCGAGACACTGCTGCACGATGCCAAGCAGACAAGAAACTGCTGCCTGCTCCGCCAATATACTGAGGAAAAATGA
- a CDS encoding Hpt domain-containing protein, with amino-acid sequence MTLQEFYARVGGDYSATLSRLPSEALIKKFVLKYPGDPSFEQLRAALDAQDWELAFRASHTLKGVAQNLGMDRLYKAAAALCDAVRGPKPLEDASLWPPVLAAHEEVLAAVREL; translated from the coding sequence ATGACATTACAGGAATTTTATGCCCGTGTCGGCGGCGATTACAGCGCCACCCTCAGCCGCCTGCCCAGCGAGGCACTCATCAAAAAATTTGTTCTGAAATACCCCGGCGACCCCAGCTTTGAGCAGCTGCGGGCTGCGCTGGACGCGCAGGACTGGGAGCTGGCTTTCCGTGCCAGCCACACCCTCAAGGGCGTGGCCCAGAACCTCGGCATGGACCGCCTGTACAAGGCCGCCGCCGCCCTCTGCGATGCGGTGCGCGGCCCCAAGCCGCTGGAGGATGCAAGCCTCTGGCCACCCGTCCTTGCCGCCCATGAGGAAGTGCTGGCGGCGGTCCGGGAACTGTAA